In the Malania oleifera isolate guangnan ecotype guangnan chromosome 1, ASM2987363v1, whole genome shotgun sequence genome, one interval contains:
- the LOC131148057 gene encoding uncharacterized protein LOC131148057 — translation MWMQELEKILAVLNCSEEQKILFATFKLGGEAEQWWHAMKLLEEQQVVPKVMTWDHFKQVFYDQYFPATTRNLKAKKFFSLALGCLTVQRYAAKFMKLSWFAPSMVPDEYQNARWFERDLNQRIHEHMACLQI, via the coding sequence atgtggatgcaagaatTGGAGAAGATATTGGCGGTATTGAACTGCTCCGAGGAGCAGAAGAttcttttcgccaccttcaaACTAGGCGGAGAAGCTGAACAgtggtggcatgcaatgaagCTGTTGGAGGAACAACAAGTGGTACCTAAAGTGATGACTTGGGATCatttcaagcaggtcttctatGACCAATACTTTCCTGCTACCACTAGAAATCTGAAGGCAAAGAAATTTTTCAGCTTGGCTCTAGGGTGCCTTACTGTTCAACGGTATGCTGCTAAATTTATGAAACTATCTTGGTTTGCACCTtctatggttccagatgaataccaAAATGCGAGGTGGTTTGAAAGGGACCTGAATCAGAGGATTCATGAGCATATGGCATGTTTACAAATTTAG